The genomic window GTGCCAGTCCTGCCCGAGGCCCGCGGGGACGCTCACTGTTCGTTCTGGCTCTCGGGCGCCGAGGCCGCGGCCTGGCCCTTGTGCACATCGCTGATGCAGACCCACTGCCCGTCCACGGACTCCTTCCAAAGCGTCACCTGCGGGAGCGACATGTCAGGCTGGGCGCCCTCCTGAGGCCACACTCGTGGCGTCTGACTCCAGGTCTCTGGCTGTGAGCGAGGGTCAGTGCAGGGGGCAGCCCTGACCGGGGGCAGAGACAAGGGACTGGGGGGATGCCCTACACCAGGGCTTCGGCCCGAGTCTGTTCCAGACCGTCTCCAGGGGCCCCGCAGAGGAACCACTCGGGAACCGCcagcggccccgccccctgccctgccccgcccccaccccctgccccacgccCACCTTGTTGTCTCCGCCCGAGACGGCCAGGATGTTGGCCGTGATGGACCAGCTGACGTGCCACACCACGTCGTTGAACTTGTGCAGCAGCCTGGGGCTCCACGTGCTGCCCGTGGCGTCGTCACACGTCCAGATGAAGACTCGGCCGTCCTGGGCGAGACGGAcgggcagggtgaggggggacCCGGGACCTCCGCAGGGCACAGAACACGCCAGCAGCTTCGGGCACCCGGACCTCTCCGTGCCCCACTTCTGGGTCCCGGCCCCGTACCTCGGACCCTGGAGGGTCTCTGACCCCGGCACAGTGGCCCGAGTTCCCGAGCAGCCCCCAACaccctctggccccgcccccctcctgggGCTCCCCCGGGGCGGACCTGGGAGCAGCTGGCGATGGTGCTGGTGGGCAGGCCGATGGACGGCGCCCAGGCCACGTCTCGGACCCAGTCGCTGTGCGCCTCCAGCTTCTGCTCCTCCTTCCACTGgccgtcctcctcctccctgaCGGCGAGAGGGGGCAGAGTCAGGGGGCCCCGAGGCGGCTGCCCGCTTCCTGTCTCAGCCCGTCCTGACTCCACCAACACGCTGAGGAAACCCTCCAGGAAACGCTGGGCTCAGCTGGACGGTGCTGGGCGACGGGCAGTTAGCCCGTCGGGGCAGGAGCGAGAGGGGACCCCGGAGGACAGGACAGGACGCGCCCGGGGCCACGAGGAGCCCACTCACTCACTTCCACAGCTTGATGAGGCTGTCGCAGCCGCCCGACGCGAACTTCTTGATGTAGTTGGGCTTCTGCCCCGACGGCTGGTCCAGGAGGCTCCCGGGGACCACGGCCGGGGCCCAGCTGACGGCGTTGCAGCCGATCTGTGCAGGGACGGGGCTGTGAGGACCCTGTCGCTCACGTTCCCTCCCTGGCCTGCAGCCGGGGACCCCACCCCGCCGCAGCCCCACGCCCGGAGCCCTGGCCGGGCCTTCCAGACCCACAGGTCAGAGCCGCCGCTGGCCGCCCCAGCTTCTCTGCTGGGCTGGGA from Sorex araneus isolate mSorAra2 chromosome 4, mSorAra2.pri, whole genome shotgun sequence includes these protein-coding regions:
- the SEC13 gene encoding protein SEC13 homolog — translated: MVSVINTVDTSHEDMIHDAQMDYYGTRLATCSSDRSVKIFDVRNGGQILVADLRGHEGPVWQVAWAHPMYGNILASCSYDRKVIIWKEENGTWEKSHEHLGHDSSVNSVCWAPHDYGLLLACGSSDGAISLLTYSGEGQWEVKKISNAHTIGCNAVSWAPAVVPGSLLDQPSGQKPNYIKKFASGGCDSLIKLWKEEEDGQWKEEQKLEAHSDWVRDVAWAPSIGLPTSTIASCSQDGRVFIWTCDDATGSTWSPRLLHKFNDVVWHVSWSITANILAVSGGDNKVTLWKESVDGQWVCISDVHKGQAAASAPESQNEQ